A single region of the Palaemon carinicauda isolate YSFRI2023 chromosome 17, ASM3689809v2, whole genome shotgun sequence genome encodes:
- the LOC137656529 gene encoding cuticle protein 63-like codes for MALALAMAMATSMSMAMVMAMSMSTAMGTTMATAMGTAKATATSTSMAMVMAMSMSMAMAMAMAMGMAKTMAMAMSIVMDMSMSMSMSMAMAMGMATSTSKSTSMATAMASATAMATSMAMATATATSMAMALSMSMAMAMAMPMAISMSIGYGYGYGYGFVYVYSQGHIHVHVHDYGYGYVDGDGDGNGDGYGYGYGYGYVYGYGYGYVYNYVYGYGYDYVYVYGYGYGYVCLAMALC; via the exons atggctctggctctggctatggctatggctacgtctatgtctatggctatggtaatggctatgtctatgtctacggcTATGGGTACGACAATGGCTACTGCTATGGGTACGGCTAAGGCTACGGCTACATCTACGTCTATGGCTATGgtaatggctatgtctatgtctatggctatggctatggctatggctatgg GTATGGCtaagactatggctatggctatgtctatagtcATGGACATGTCgatgtccatgtctatgtctatggctatggctatgggtatggctacGTCCACGTCCAAGTCCACGTccatggctacggctatggcttcGGCAACGGCGATGGCAACGTCAATGGcgatggctacggctacggctacatcTATGGCAATGgctttgtctatgtctatggctatggctatggctatgcctatggctatatctatgtctatcg gctatggctatggttatggctatggctttgtctatgtctATAGCCAAGGCCATATCCACGTTCACGTCCACGACTACGGCTACGGCTACGTCGACGGGGATGGCGACGGCAATGGCgacggctatggctacggctatggctacggctacgtctatggctatggctatggctatgtctataactatgtctatggttatggctatgactatgtctatgtctatgggtatggctatggctatgtctgtctggCTATGGCTTTGTGttag